The region CCGAGATGACGGCGCTCGTGCAGGCCTACTCCGCGCACCTGAGCGCCGCGTGGTCCACCGGCAACCTGCTGTCCATCGTGACGGCGGGCGTCACGGTGATCTTCTCGTCGCTCGTCACGCTGGTGATGGGCGCGTCGCTCGTGGTCTGCCTGCTGCTGCTGTTCTGCATCACCTACGCGCAGGTGATCTGGGCGCAGGTCGCCATCGCCATCGTGATCCTGCTGGGTCCGGTGTTCATCGCGTTCCTGCTCTTCGAGCCGCTCGCGTTCCTGTTCTGGGGATGGTTCCGGACCCTGATGGTCTACACGCTCTACGGCGTCGTGGCCGGTGCCGTGCTCAGGGTCTTCATGGGCGTCGGCATGGGCTACATCACGACCTACGCCGATGCGCTGATGGGCACCGGCACCTCCGACCCGATGGAACTCTGGCTCTGGGCCGTCGTCCTGCTCCCGCTCGTCGTCTGCGGCCTGATGGCCAGCCTCAAGGTCGGCGAACTCGCCGCCATGCTGGTGTCCGGCTCCGGCAACGCAGGATCCGGGTTCGTCGCCCTCGTCATGCGCGGAGCCGGGGGAGCGGTCGCGCCCGCGGCCGCCGCCAAGCCACCCGTCTGAGACCCCAAGGAGAAGCCGATGAAAAGAGACAAGAACGCTGGCCGCGAGTACGCCGAGATCTGGGGAGAGGCCGTTCAGGCGAACCGGAAACTTCGGAGGATCGTGGTGCTGCTCGCAGCAAGCTGCGTGCTCGGCGTCGTGGTGCTGCTCCGGCTTGCGGGCGCGGAGCCGCCCAGGCCCATCGTGATCCGGGTGGACGAGGTCGGCCGCGCGGAGGCGCTCGCCTACGAGGCCGCCACCGCCCAGGCCGATCCGCTCGATCCCACGACCAAGTACTTCCTCAACCGGTTCGTCGCCGACTTCCACTCGCGCCGCCGCGCGACCGTCGAGGAGCACTGGACCCGGAGCCTCCGGTTCCTCTCGACCGAACTCGCCAACGCCGCGTTCCAGAGGGACGG is a window of Candidatus Palauibacter soopunensis DNA encoding:
- a CDS encoding type IV secretion system protein: MQLPPQSIDPNVPTQIPGDQLQDFKSFLDVVLDTVIGGAAPDVHTLGLQLWGGLAAVMVAWTGLKIAYSGTFQPWSLVKLVLGIAIPRTLLHYYVVPIPGVGLTFPAMIASGGIWLQNLFLSDVVSAGYTEMTALVQAYSAHLSAAWSTGNLLSIVTAGVTVIFSSLVTLVMGASLVVCLLLLFCITYAQVIWAQVAIAIVILLGPVFIAFLLFEPLAFLFWGWFRTLMVYTLYGVVAGAVLRVFMGVGMGYITTYADALMGTGTSDPMELWLWAVVLLPLVVCGLMASLKVGELAAMLVSGSGNAGSGFVALVMRGAGGAVAPAAAAKPPV
- a CDS encoding VirB8/TrbF family protein codes for the protein MKRDKNAGREYAEIWGEAVQANRKLRRIVVLLAASCVLGVVVLLRLAGAEPPRPIVIRVDEVGRAEALAYEAATAQADPLDPTTKYFLNRFVADFHSRRRATVEEHWTRSLRFLSTELANAAFQRDGGEVAATAAGTAETEAQVENVVLRIHPSPEPPHGATADFDLVHLTGAREVRRERWTLTLRFEFLESIPPELVVHNPMGILVTYLQADRALVTEDGR